ATAGGTGAGTTTCTCGACAAGCAGGCGATCCTGGATCTGCAAGCCAGGAAGCATCGAGCCTGAGGGAATGAAGCGTGCCTCGGCCAAATAGTGACGAATCCCGAAATAGAGAGCCATCGTGAAAAACAACGGGCCCCAAAAATCCCAGAGCGGATGTCCAGAACCCCGGTCCTTTTTCAGAGCCTGGTTGGGCTCCTGGGGAGGCTCGCTGCTGTTGGGCCGGTCATCGTCAGAACGACTGTTGCGTTGCTTATCTGCCAACAGGCACCTTGCTTCAATCCTCAAGATCACGATAGGCGCGATCAGCCTGCGCTTCTAGCCTAAAAACAGGCACGGTGATCCATGGTCCGACCCCGCTGGCAGGGCGTGAAACCCCGCACCATCCAATTGTTCTGGAATCGCTGGGATCAGGTCTTAGCCCTGATTGCAGCGCTCAATCTGATCTGGGTGATTTTCGATGTCACCTACATCCCGCTGCGAAATTTCTGGCTGCAAAGAACGCTCTACCCCCTCCCCTCGATCAACTTGGCCTTGCCACTGCCGTGGCTGCCCGACATCACACCCGTTTATGACCCGCTGAAGGGCATCGAAGTTCATCGAGACACGATGTCCTATGTCGAGCATTTCCGCAGACTCGAAACCACCGCCTCAAAATTGGGCATCAACAGTCAAGCCGCTCGACAAATGCGGCTTGAGATGGTTGTCAGAAATAGCCAATTAATGGATGAAAACCCATTCATCAGTTCTGGGAATGTAGGTGCATTCGAAAAGCTCAAAAACCGTCTTAGAGCAAGAGCTGGGATGGATTCAGCCAAGCAAGCTGCGGCCTATCTCCTCAGCGATCGCTACTTGAGTCAGCATGACTGGGGACAAGAGCGCCAATTTTGGAACACCAAAATCCTTCCGCTAGCGGAGACCAATTACGCGCGCGGGATTGATGAAAACGGAATGCCCATCGACCTCTCCTGGCGGATCGACATTCCTTTTCAAACACTGTTCCTTTTGGACATCCTGATCCGGACACTCCGACTGAAACGACGGTTTCGGGCGATTACCTGGAGAGATGCCTTACTCAGGCGTTGGATTGACCTACCCCTCTTAATTCCATTTTGGCGTCTGTTGCGAGTCGTTCCAGTTACAGAGCGGCTATCACGCGCTCAACTTTTGAATCTTGAGCCCCTTCGAGCAGCTGTCAGTCGCGGCGTTGTAGCGGTCCTGGCACTCGAATTATTTGAAGTGATCACACTGCGGGTTCTGGATGCCATGCAAGGCATCGTGCGCTCGCCGAATCTTCCCGACAGGATTCTCCGGCTTTGTAGTCATCAATCTGTTGATAACAGCGAAGAGCGTGAACTCGCAGAGCTGGTGCGCCTATGGCTCCCCCTGATCCTCACCCAAGTGGGTCCAGGGATGCGGCCACAACTTGTGGCGCTATTCGGCCACGCCCTTCAGCGCAATCTGGATGCTCTGGTCTTGCCGGCACCGCTCAGGGAGCTACCTGGAGTGCAAAAAGCGGAATCCGAATTGAGCCGTCAGCTCGCCATCGGAATGGTGGATTCGCTACTCGGTCTTTCAAAAAGTGCGGGCGACCAACTTGGCCAGAAAGATCAAGTTCTCGAAGATCTAGGGATTCAAACGCTCGATCGTTTCTGGGAGGAGCTCGCTCGAACGCTCGAACAAGGCGTCGTGCTGGAACGTAGCCAAGAACTCTTGGTGGCGTTTCTCGAAGAATTTAAACGCACCAGCATGTTCCAACTACACACCCAGGGTGGAGTGGACGAACTGATCACCGAGCTCGATGGGATTAATTTCAACCCAAAAGAGCCTGATTCCACTCCTCAAGCTTGAATCCCACCAAAAAGTCGCCACTGGGCAAGGCAACAAAAGGGCGTTTGATCAAACGCCCATCTGCTGCCAATGCAGCCAGGGCTTCATCGTCACTCATCGCTTTTACAACCGCTGCTCCAAGAGCTCGATAGCTCTGGCCACTGGTGTTGAAGAGAAGTTGACGACGAACTAACCGATCAAAGGCAAGTGAAAGCTCCTCTTTTGAAGGAGGAGCAATCGTGATGTCAACGACCTCATAGGCCAAGTTATTGGCATCCAGCCAAGCCAAGGCCTTACGACACGTTGAACATCTGGAGTAGCTGTAAACCTTGATGGTTGGAGCCAAGCTCAACGCCCAAACAAGTTCTTCACAGCTCCAAGCAGGCTGTTTGAACCCTTGCCAACGCCTTCGTCAGGGCGCGTCCGAATCGTTACATCGCCTATCACGCTGGTGCGGCAGCTCAAGCGATAGTTCGCAGGGCGGTCAGCGAGATAGACCTCCTCAACGTCGCTACGGGGTGAGAGGTTCTGGGCTCCTTCGAGGACCTCGATCACACAAGTTCCGCACTGGCCAACCCCACCACAGTTGTTGAGGTTGTTCAGACCCTTGTAAGGATTAATCCCGGAGGAAAGGGCTGCTTTGCGCAAATTCGCTCCTTCGATGCAACCGACCTGTTGGCCTTCCTGCTCAAAACGGATGGTGGGCACGGGTCGTTCACATCTAGGCGCGAACCAACTTACAAGAAGAAAGCCCGAATAGCGCCTCAATCTCAGATCTTGCCGAGAAAAGCTGGATTCAGCACCCTGGGGGCTTACCCTTCAGCCGCTCGAATGCATGACTCCACCAGGGGAGCGACGGCATCCGAATCACGCCAACCTCCGATCGAAATGACGCGACCGTCCATATTTTTGTAAGTACGGAAAAACTCAGCCACATCCTCAAGCTGGCTGGGTGCAATTTGTTGGATGCTCTGAATCCCGGCCTGCCGAGGGTCAGCGACGGGAACGCAAAGGATTTTGCCGTCGTAATGACCCGTGTCATTCATGTCCAGCACCCCGATCGGTCTGGCTTTGATTAAACATCCCGCAAAAGTGGGTTCCGCCATGATCACCATGGCATCGAGAGGAGACCCGTCCTCGGCAAGGGTATTGGGAACAAATCCGTAGTCAAAAGGATATCGAATCGAAGGGTGGAGCACACGGTCCAGTGCCATCACTCCAACATCTTCTGAAAACTCATATTTATTGCAACTACCCGCTGGAATTTCAACGATCAGGTTGAGTAGCCCCGGAGAGGGCGAAGGAGGCAGGGACCTCAGATCCATGGCGATCTTGCGCGGTGAGTGGTGTCAAAGAACCCATTGGAGGGCGATCGGTCAGCACAGCAGCCAACGGAATTCCAAGGCTCGTGAAAGCAAGAATGAACCCGAACAAGGCAAGTGTTGGTGCAGCAACTTGAAACGAGGGTTGCTGAGAAGGTTCGGGGGCAGGCTCGGGGTCCATGCAGACAGGATTAAGGACATCCGGTAGGGGGGGGTTGTCCCTGTGCAAGCCATACCTGATGGCATGAAAAGCTCCGGAAAGGCGTTATGGAAAGGCTAGAGATAATTGTCGCACCATCTCAGCTCTAAGCGGCTGGACGCTCTTGTCGATCACGACGGGCAGCAAGGTCAGAGGGTGCTGCGGGAAGGTCTTCAAGGTGAGTTCGAATCTGGCGCAACTCCTCGAGGATGGCAGCGAGAACTTGCTGAGTCGCGGTCGAGGGAGAGTTGAGAACTTCAACAGTGACCTCCTTAATCCTCAACACATCCTTGGCAAAACGCGCCACTTCGTTCGGATGAAAAAGAAGAGGATCTTTTTGATCGCTTCGATATTCAGGATTTAACTTCTTGGGGTTAAAAGGAGGATTTAAATTGCGAGTGTCAGTATTCGTGTAGCGATAAACGGATGCTCTAGATCGGTTCAATGATTTCTGAACATCATCGATAGCCACTAATGCATCTGATTGAGCCATCACCACATCAACATCTGCTCCAGATATTGAAGAATCGTCGGCAGCAGAGACAGGACCATCGATCGACCTAGGAAACATGAGACTGATTTAGGACGCGCTGGATTGGGCCGACAGTAGCAGCTGAAATTCAGGATGCCAGAGAGGTTCCAGGCGATCGGGACACTTCCTAAAGCGACCTTTTTATGCAGCGGTGGTAGCTTCCAATCTCACTCAACTCAGAATTGCTATGCGCGTCTCCCGCCTGATGCTGGTGACGCTGCGGGATGTTCCCGCTGACGCCGAAATCGCCTCGCAACAATTGCTGATTCGTGGCGGATATATCCGACGCGTTGGATCAGGAATCTATGCCTATCTCCCACTGATGTGGAGGGTCCTTCAAAGGGTGATGAGAATCGTCAGGGATGAGATGAATCAAGTTGGGGCACTTGAAACATTGTTACCTCAACTTCAACCCGCCGAATTGTGGGAAAAAAGTGGCCGTTGGCAGGGATACACCGCAGGCGAGGGGATCATGTTCCACCTTGAGGATCGCCAGGAGCGCTCCCTTGGCTTAGGCCCTACCCATGAGGAAGTGATCACGGAATTAGCCAGTGACCTACTGAAGTCCTATCGCCAGCTCCCCGTCACTCTTTACCAAATTCAGAGCAAATTCAGGGACGAGATTCGCCCGCGCTTTGGCTTGATGCGAGGCCGAGAATTCATCATGAAGGATGCCTATTCCTTCCATGCGGATGAAGGCGACCTGGCCAGCATGTATGCGGAGATGGAAAGGGCCTACACCCGGGTGTTCCAACGTTGCGGTCTGACGGCTGTCGGAGTGGATGCCGACAGTGGAGCCATCGGCGGCGCCGCATCCCAAGAGTTCATGGTGACGGCAGATGCTGGAGAAGATTTAATCCTCATCAGCCCTGATGGTGATTACGCAGCAAATCAAGAGAAAGCCGTCTCAATCG
The window above is part of the Synechococcus sp. WH 8020 genome. Proteins encoded here:
- a CDS encoding Spx/MgsR family RNA polymerase-binding regulatory protein, producing the protein MAPTIKVYSYSRCSTCRKALAWLDANNLAYEVVDITIAPPSKEELSLAFDRLVRRQLLFNTSGQSYRALGAAVVKAMSDDEALAALAADGRLIKRPFVALPSGDFLVGFKLEEWNQALLG
- a CDS encoding 2Fe-2S iron-sulfur cluster-binding protein produces the protein MPTIRFEQEGQQVGCIEGANLRKAALSSGINPYKGLNNLNNCGGVGQCGTCVIEVLEGAQNLSPRSDVEEVYLADRPANYRLSCRTSVIGDVTIRTRPDEGVGKGSNSLLGAVKNLFGR
- a CDS encoding inorganic diphosphatase codes for the protein MDLRSLPPSPSPGLLNLIVEIPAGSCNKYEFSEDVGVMALDRVLHPSIRYPFDYGFVPNTLAEDGSPLDAMVIMAEPTFAGCLIKARPIGVLDMNDTGHYDGKILCVPVADPRQAGIQSIQQIAPSQLEDVAEFFRTYKNMDGRVISIGGWRDSDAVAPLVESCIRAAEG